A single region of the Nitrospirota bacterium genome encodes:
- a CDS encoding aminotransferase class I/II-fold pyridoxal phosphate-dependent enzyme — MFEFNRIKRLPPYVFAIVNTLKMDYRRKGEDIIDLGMGNPDMPTPRHIVDKLCEASNNPKNHRYSASKGITQLRCAISEWYKRRFDVDIDPESEAVVTIGSKEGLSHLALATIQPGDVVMTPTPAYPIHPYSVIIAGGEIITVPIGPGYDFFEELEKTLKKTWPRPKMLILNFPHNPTTTVVEGLDFYTKVVDFARENNIIVIQDFAYADLVFDDYTAPSILQAPGAKEVAVEFFSLTKSYSMAGWRVGFCCGSREVVAALIKIKSYLDYGMFQPIQIASIVALRGPQDCVADIRTVYQSRRNALIKGLKSAGWQVEPPKATMFVWAGIPEPFRKMGSLEFCKYLITEGKVAVSPGIGFGEGGDHYVRFALVENEHRIRQATAGIKKALNKG; from the coding sequence ATGTTCGAGTTCAACAGGATCAAGCGGCTTCCGCCCTATGTGTTCGCCATCGTCAACACCCTCAAGATGGATTACCGCAGGAAGGGCGAGGACATCATCGACCTCGGGATGGGCAATCCCGACATGCCGACGCCGAGGCATATCGTCGACAAGCTCTGCGAAGCCTCCAATAACCCGAAAAACCACCGCTATTCGGCCTCGAAGGGCATCACGCAGCTCCGCTGCGCCATCTCGGAATGGTACAAGCGGCGGTTCGATGTCGATATCGACCCCGAATCGGAAGCGGTGGTGACCATAGGCTCCAAAGAGGGGCTTTCGCATCTCGCCCTCGCCACGATTCAGCCCGGCGATGTGGTGATGACGCCGACGCCCGCCTATCCCATCCATCCCTACAGCGTCATCATCGCCGGCGGGGAGATTATCACTGTGCCTATCGGACCGGGATACGACTTTTTCGAGGAGCTCGAAAAGACGCTCAAGAAGACCTGGCCGCGTCCCAAGATGCTGATCCTGAACTTCCCGCACAACCCGACGACGACCGTTGTCGAAGGACTCGATTTCTACACGAAGGTGGTGGACTTCGCCAGGGAGAACAACATCATCGTGATCCAGGATTTCGCTTATGCCGACCTGGTCTTCGATGACTACACCGCGCCGAGCATCCTCCAGGCGCCGGGTGCGAAGGAGGTGGCGGTCGAGTTTTTTTCGCTCACCAAGAGCTACTCCATGGCGGGCTGGCGGGTCGGGTTCTGCTGCGGCAGCAGAGAGGTAGTGGCTGCTCTCATAAAAATCAAGAGCTATCTCGATTACGGGATGTTCCAGCCCATACAGATCGCGAGCATCGTCGCGCTGCGGGGGCCGCAGGACTGCGTTGCGGACATCCGCACGGTCTACCAGTCGCGCAGGAACGCGCTCATCAAAGGGCTGAAGAGCGCCGGATGGCAGGTGGAACCGCCGAAAGCGACCATGTTCGTCTGGGCCGGGATCCCGGAGCCGTTCAGGAAGATGGGCTCCCTCGAATTCTGCAAATACCTGATCACCGAAGGCAAGGTGGCGGTATCTCCCGGCATCGGCTTCGGCGAGGGCGGCGATCACTATGTCCGCTTCGCTCTCGTCGAGAACGAGCATCGTATTCGTCAGGCGACGGCAGGAATAAAAAAAGCGCTCAATAAGGGGTAA